A section of the Phaseolus vulgaris cultivar G19833 chromosome 8, P. vulgaris v2.0, whole genome shotgun sequence genome encodes:
- the LOC137824949 gene encoding uncharacterized protein, with protein sequence MPEGSDRREGMPFYLGAFLGVALDWRAQARIANLNTQALQALEARVAALEEEKKALGRQNEAYQASLKLAQEAKEEAERQLGEAIEFQADFYAREVTLQVQITGLQDMVEASEKLQKDLKDQCCGQAEKLERMEGEMATQAKTLGLLQVDHDKLQIEVSRLRVEKEALEKQVASRDSTIEELEKAKKALINDMADTFEEGFKEALAQAVCENPGIDVSNCDSTHHVVDGRVVPLELDD encoded by the coding sequence atgccagaaggctccgacaggagagaaggaatgcccttctacttgggagccttcttggGCGTGGCCCTTGACTGGCGCGCCCAAGCTAGAATCGCAAACTTAAACACACAAGCCCTCCAGGCCCTGGAAGCAAGAGTGGCCGCtctggaggaggagaagaaagCTCTGGGACGCCAAAACGAGGCCTACCAAGCCTCTCTGAAGTTGGCGCAAGAGGCCAAGGAGGAGGCTGAAAGGCAGCTGGGCGAGGCGATAGAGTTTCAGGCCGACTTCTACGCTCGGGAAGTCACTCTCCAAGTTCAAATAACAGGCCTCCAGGACATGGTCGAAGCCTCCGAAAAgcttcaaaaggacttgaaggatcAATGCTGTGGGCAGGCTGAAAaactggagcggatggagggggagatggctacccaggccaagacattgggccttctccaggttgaccatGACAAATTGCAGAtcgaggtcagccggctccgagtggagaaggaggctctggagaaacaGGTGGCTTCCAGGGACTCCACCatcgaggagttggagaaggccaagaaAGCTCTTATCAACGACATGGCTGacaccttcgaggagggattcaaagaggctctggcccaggccGTCTGCGAGAATCCGGGGATCGACGTTTCtaactgcgattccactcaccatGTCGTTGATGGACGCGTCGTGCCCCTTGAGTTGGATGATTGA